Within the Prevotella scopos JCM 17725 genome, the region TCCCACGACTTCTTCCTACTCAGGATTGTGTCATCGTGACGCTTGTCCTCCGCACATGTGGTGCTAAGCCTCCGCACACTATGTGCTAAGCCTCCGCACCATAAGTGTTAAGCCTCCGCACCACATGTGTTGTGTATCAATACAACAGCAGTTGATGGTAAGCTTATACATTCATAGTACTAATAAAGCTCATACACCATTCTATCTTATTGATAGAGATGAATATAAGCAATTTCTATTTGACCTCATTCATTAGCTGTAATACGCAATGTTTTGGATAAAAAGATTAGCAAACTTCTTTAATCCCTTAATACTGTAACACAAGGTATGGGTCCTATATCATATTGTATGGTTTTAAGATTCTTGTTTCGCTTGTAAACTTTTGATCCAGGAACGCTAATACCAAACAGAAGAAACAAGTTCCTGTCATATTTACAATCGATACCTATTTTCAGAGTTCAAACATCTCACATGCTTTGTAATAGCTCCTTCTTACATTATTAATCTTTCCTGTTGTGATAGTTTGTGGAGCATAGCATCTCAGAATTAGGGTAGGTCACCTGAGATCAATGAAAAGAAACCTCATAGCATTAGAAAATAGCTTACTTTGGGGTTGATAGTTAAGTTTTACAAAGTTTGTAAAGTAGAGTTTGCAAAAAGTGGTATTTTTTCTACTTAATTTGTGCACGTTATCAAATTATTTTGTATCTTTGCACACGTTTTAAAACATATTTTCTTAGAGCAAGATTGCACAATTAAATTATAGCTATATAAAGTTTATGTATTTCACACTTTTTGTTACCGTTTTGATAACGGCCGCATTCTTGGTAGTGGCAGCTTATGCTATTGCTAAGTGGATTGGTCCGCGTTCATACAATCCGGCGAAGGGTGAGCCTTATGAGTGTGGTATTCCGACTTTTGGAACCTCTTGGTTGCCAGTACATATCGGTTACTATCTCTTTGCTATCCTCTTCTTGATGTTTGACGTGGAGACTGTTTTCCTCTATCCATGGGCTGTTGTTGTAAAAGCATTTGGACCTCTCGCACTAGCTACGATTGGTTTCTTTATGCTGGTATTAGTATTTGGTCTTGCATATGCATGGCGGAAAGGAGCACTTGAATGGAAATAAGAAAGCCAAAAATCAAGTCTCTTCCATACAATGAATGGAAAGACAACGACACGCTTAGCAAGATGGCAAGCGAACTGAATGATGGTGGAACTAACCTTGTTCTTGGTAATCTAGATCAGCTAATCAACTGGGGTCGAAGCAACTCTCTTTGGTCATTGACTTTCGCAACATCATGTTGTGGTATTGAATTTATGTCTGTTGGTTGTGCCCGTTACGATTTCTCTCGCTTTGGTTTTGAGGTAACTCGTAACTCACCACGTCAAGCTGACTTAATTATGTGTGCTGGTACTATCACTAATAAGATGGCCCCAGCTTTAAAACGCCTTTATGATCAGATGGCTGAGCCAAAGTATGTAATTGCTGTTGGTGGTTGTGCTATCTCTGGCGGTCCATTTAAGGATAGTTATCACGTCATGCGTGGTATCGATGAGATTATTCCTGTGGATGTTTATATCCCTGGTTGTCCTCCTCGTCCAGAGGCTATCATCTATGGTATGATGCAGCTTCAGCGCAAAGTAAAAGTTGAGAAATTCTTCGGTGGTGTTAACCATAAGCAGACTTCCGAAGAACGTGAACTGGGCAAGAGTAATTCTGAACTTATCTTCGATGAAAAGTTAGGAATACGTCCAGAGGAAATCAAAGAAAAGCGTGAGGCTGCTTGGGACGCATTAAAAAATCCTGCTCCAAAGCCTGCGCGTCCAGTGGTGAAACCAACTGCAGCTGCGAAACCTGCTGATGCCCCGGCTAAGGTAGATGCTACTGTTACTCCTTCTACAGAATCTAATTCTCCTAAGAAAGAGACGATTGTCGTTAACCAACCTGTAACAAAAGAAGATGTTGAGAAGTTGGGTAAGGAAATTGATCAGATAGATGCTGCAAGCAAGACTACGGACGAGACTTCTACTAACAATTAATATATAAGGTACGCGAGAATGAAATTAGAAAATAAAGAATTCAGTTTTGATAGTTTTGCTTCAGAAATGGCAAAGCTAAAGAATGAGAAGCATTTCGATTACCTTGTAACTATTGTCGGCGAAGACTTTGGTGTAGAGGAAGGGCTTGGATGTATCTATATTCTTGAGAATACAAATACACATGAGCGTTGTTCTGTAAAGCAGCTTGCAAAGAAAGTAGGAGAAGAGTCCGTTATCCCTTCTGTTTACAACATTTGGGCTGATGCCGATTTGTTAGAGCGTGAGGTTTATGACTTCTATGGCGTTAAGTTCCTCGGTCATCCAGATATGCGTCGTCTCTATTTGAGAAACGACTTCCAAGGATATCCTATGCGTAAGGATTATGATATGAGTCCTGAGAAGAATATGTATACCACGGAAGATGACATAGAACTTGATACAACAACAGAGTGGAATCTTAATGACATTGGTGAACTTGTTGAAACACAACATCCGCTGTTTACTGATGATAACTTCGTTGTGAATATTGGTCCTCAGCACCCATCTACTCACGGTGTGCTTCGTTTGCAGACGGTATTGGATGGTGAGACTGTAACCAAGATTTATCCACACTTGGGTTATATCCATCGTGGTATAGAGAAGCTTTGTGAACAATTCACATATCCACAGACCTTGGCATTGACTGATCGTATGAATTACTTGTCAGCAATGATGCATCGTCATGCGCTCGTTGGCGTTATTGAGGAAGGTATGGGGATTGAGTTGTCAG harbors:
- a CDS encoding NADH-quinone oxidoreductase subunit A, producing the protein MYFTLFVTVLITAAFLVVAAYAIAKWIGPRSYNPAKGEPYECGIPTFGTSWLPVHIGYYLFAILFLMFDVETVFLYPWAVVVKAFGPLALATIGFFMLVLVFGLAYAWRKGALEWK
- a CDS encoding NADH-quinone oxidoreductase subunit B, with the protein product MEIRKPKIKSLPYNEWKDNDTLSKMASELNDGGTNLVLGNLDQLINWGRSNSLWSLTFATSCCGIEFMSVGCARYDFSRFGFEVTRNSPRQADLIMCAGTITNKMAPALKRLYDQMAEPKYVIAVGGCAISGGPFKDSYHVMRGIDEIIPVDVYIPGCPPRPEAIIYGMMQLQRKVKVEKFFGGVNHKQTSEERELGKSNSELIFDEKLGIRPEEIKEKREAAWDALKNPAPKPARPVVKPTAAAKPADAPAKVDATVTPSTESNSPKKETIVVNQPVTKEDVEKLGKEIDQIDAASKTTDETSTNN